From the Papaver somniferum cultivar HN1 chromosome 2, ASM357369v1, whole genome shotgun sequence genome, the window ttctttagcattgtaaaaatcatacatcgtatcttccaaaccattcatgatatgatttttcgccataAAATTgcaccgcttgttatactcgatcacctcctcagttaaagcttcagcaatcatcaattcatcatgtggaacaagtacataatccagctcatgatggcttagataaaacaacatcttggattgccatctcttgaaatcctttccattaaacttctgtggtctttcaacgtcgttctttcccattgttacaaggaataataatgtgttaagcttGTTggtgtcttgcaacaatagaagaaacgtcatatgtctcaaacaataaatataaagaaccgtatcaaacaactctaccacgaacaaattgatgagggcagaatcacaggttcaacaatttgtccttaacacattagttcgcgggtatactctaaagtaatgctaaaccccaacgtgcgaagatgtgtccaggataagactgcccgatataacttgtattagcacaatacaagttacccactcttaaactcaccaacggggatggaagtaaaacgccgcacgaaaataaaagcaagaagatgaagaaaagtagacctagagatggtcgctgcttgtgtgttttgaaaagagattttcgagttgtatttataggaaaattaacttgcaaatcaagttaggtttaggttttttcttataaaacgagttttgtttcttgtaaaacaattaaacacaaaaaaaggaattttttccataaataaaactcttaaataaattatttatcaagttaaaaacttgcaaaaaataatttcaagtagacacggacttggtgcttggtacacgtacatgggcatgggtcgaaacatgtatttttcgccccacccgctccacccacattgttttacaagatatccatgagaacatggtaaaatagtggagcacctctttagttttccacaatgtgggactaaaggttccattccattcactcaaaaatgagtaagtatccttagacctttaggtcatgagatcaaactaCACCAAGACCagaaaatcatttattaaataactcattttctccaacaatcccccacatgaatgaaatctcggtaaaaaacgaaaaatcagagtacggaaaataccatttaggcaaaggtgtccatgaggtgttgaaccttgcttagagagaagttaccggaactactagctagacagtcaactatgtcttgaactgctagcatttggtgtaattctaataaaatccatgcatgatatcctccaagtgttgctaagtttgtgacgttttgtccattttggccctggacatatcctgtttctcaaaatgctttagagaatcggctccattctcattggaagcgacccacttcctcattcagataggtgagttccatcaagagtgttactgctacaccccacttcaatcttaaattgaaactatagaactcattaagacttaattaaaagtcatcctccacatgcagtcacactatcacatcaacaccatagggaagggacagagaatgaaattctctgatagtgtttacctttacccaccataaattagttgtctcattcgaaaccttgttattggaatttccagtcagcaaggttgagtattcttcatggcaagtttaattatttgagcctaagcctcatccccttcgatgctttactaactatctccttgggaaaacctttcgtcaaagggtccgcgatattctccttggaccttttccaatctatggaaataacgcctgtggagattagtaatttcaaagaatcatgtcttctacgcatatgtatagatttgccattgtagaagctattcttagctctacctattgcagatttgttgtcacaatgtatagatatagctggcacaggcctatgccagagaggaatatcttctaaaaggtttcttagccattcagcctcctctcctgctttatctaacgcaataaactccgactccatagttgagcgagctatacatgtctgtttggaactcttccaagatacagacgcacctgctagagtgaatacatatccactcgtatacTTAGAATCCTCTGAGtatgctatccagttcgcatcgcaaaatccctcaaggacgacCGGAtatccttcgtaattcaaacaaaaggtcattgtgtacttcaagtactttagcactctattaagtacatcccaatgtttctgccctggattacaagtatacctgcttaaccaactcacaacataagcaatgtatggtctcgtacaattcatcaaatacattagACTTcatatgactctcgagtattcaagttggttaacacctatacccttattcttcatgagtttgcaagaagaatcatatggagtgcaaacaggtttacagtcaaaatgattatatttcttaagtatggattcaacatattgaaactgactcagactatagccattagaagtttttctaatcttcatccctaatatgacatcagcggtgCCTAAGACTTTCATGtaaaagttctcattcaacattttcttagtggtattgaTAACATAATctagttcatgatggcttagataaaacaacatcttagattgccatctcttgaaatcctttccattaaacttctgtggtctttcaacgtcgttctttcccatttttacaaggaataataatgtgttaagattgttggtgtcttgcaacaatagaagaaacatcaaatgtatcaaacaataaatataaagaaccgtatcaaacaactctaccacgaacaaattgatgagggaagaatcacaggttcaacaagctgtccttaacacattagttcgcgggtatactataaagtaatgctaaaccccaacgtgcgaagatgtgtccaggataagacttcccgatataacttgtattagcacaatacaagttacccactcttaaactcaccaacggggatggaagtaaaacgccgcacaaaaataaaagcaagaagatgaagaaaagtagacctagagatggtcgctgcttgtgtgttttgaaaagatattttcgagttgtatttataggaaaattaacttgcaaatcaagttaggtttagattttttcttataaaacgagttttgttccttgtaaaacaattaaacacaaaaaaggaattttttccataaataaaactcttaaataaattatttatcaagttaaaaacttgcaaaaaataatttcaagtagacacggacttggtgcctGGTACACGNNNNNNNNNNaaaatcatttattaaataactcattttctccaacaatcccccacatgaatgaaatctcggtaaaaaacgaaaaatcagagtacggaaaataccatttaggcaaaggtgtccatgaggtgttgaaccttgcttagagagaagttaccggaactactagctagacagtcaactatgtcttgaactgctagcatttggtgtaattctaataaaatccatgcatgatatcctccaagtgttgctaagtttgtgACGTTTTGTCCATTTTNNNNNNNNNNcttgtaaaacaattaaacacaaaaaaggaattttttccataaataaaactcttaaataaattatttatcaagttaaaaacttgcaaaaaataatttcaagtagacacggacttggtgcctGGTACACgtacatgggcatgggtcgaaacatgtatttttcgccccacccgctccacccacattgttttacaagatatccatgagaacatggtaatatagtggagcacctctttagttttccacaatgtgggactaaaggttccattccattcactcaaaaatgagtaagtatccttagacctttaggtcatgagatcaaaccacaccaagaccaaaaaatcatttattaaataactcattttctccaacaatcccccacatgaatgaaatctcggtaaaaaacgaaaaatcagagtacggaaaataccatttaggcaaaggtgtccatgaggtgttgaaccttgcttagagagaagttaccggaactactagctagacagtcaactatgtcttgaactgctagcatttggtgtaattctaataaaatccatgcatgatatcctccaagtgttgctaagtttgtgACGTTTTGTCCATTTTAGAGAATCGactccattctcattggaagcgacccacttcctcattcagataggtgagttccatcaagagtgtttactgctacaccccacttcaatcttaaattgaaactatagaactcattaagacttaattaaaagtcatcctccacatgcagtcacactatcacatcaacaccatagggaagagacagagaatgaaattctctgatagtgtttacctttacccaccataaattagttgtctcattcgagaccttgttattggaatctccagtcagcaaggttgagtatccttcatggaaagtttaattatttgagcctaagacccatccccttcgatgctttactaactatctccttgggaaaacctttcttcaaagggtccgcgatattctccttggaccttgtccaatctatggaaataacgcctgtggagattagtaatttcaaagaattatgtcttctacgcatatgtatagatttTCCATtatagaagctattcttagctctacctattgcagatttgttgtcacaatgtatagatatagctggcacaggcctatgccagagaggaatatcttctaaaaagtttcttagccattcggcctcctctcctgctttatctaacgcaataaactctgactccatagttgagcgagctatacatgtctgtttggaactcttccaagatacagaggcacctgctagagtgaatacatatccactcgtagacttagactcctctgagtctgttatccagtttgcatcgcaaaatccctcaaggacggccggatgcccttcgtaattcaaacaaaaggtcattgtgtacttcaagtactttagcactctattaagtgcatcccaatgtttctgccctggattacaagtatacctgcttaacctactcacagcataagcaatgtctggtctcgtacaattcatcaaatacatcagacttcctatgactctcgagtattcaagttggttaacacctacacccttattcttcatgagtttgcaagaagaatcatatggagtgcaaacaggtttacagtcaaaatgattttatttcttaagtatggattcaacataatgagactgactcagactatagccattggaaatttttctaatcttcatccataatatgacatcagcggggcctaagaaTTTCATGtaaaagttctcattcaacattttcttagtggtattaataacataatccagttcatgatggcttagaaaaaacaacatcttggattaccatctcttgaaatcctttccattaaacttccgtggtctttcaacgtcgttctttcccattgttacaaggaataataatgtgttaagattgttggtgtcttgcaacaatagaagaaacgtcatatgtatcaaacaataaatataaagaaccatatcaaacaactctaccacgaacaaattgatgagggcagaatcacaggttcaacaagctgtccttaacacattagttcgcgggtatactctaaagtaatgttaaaccccaatgtgcgaagatgtgtccaggataagactgcccgatataacttgtattagcacaatacaagttacccactcttaaacttaccaacggggatggaagtaaaacgccgcacgaaaataaaagcaagaagatgaagaaaagtagacctagagatggtcgctgcttgtgtgttttgaaaagagattttcgagtagtatttataggaaaattaacttgcaaatcaagttaggtttaggttttttcttataaaacgagttttgtttcttgtaaaacaattaaacacaaaaataggaattttttccataaataaaactcttaaataaattatttatcaagttaaaaacttgcaaaaaataatttcaagttgacacggacttggtgcttggtacacgcgcatgggtatgggtcgaaacatgtatttttcgccctcATGTGATTCGGTAAACAGAATATACATTCCATCATTGCTAGATCGATCCATATGGTTCGATGAAGAATGAGCCAATAATGGGATTTTGCTATAAATGGGAAGCTTAAGATGCTCCGGGATGGAAATGAGGGAATGTTTACAATACCTGGGTTTAGTCGGATACAATTTGAGGGGTTTTGTAGGTTCATTGATCAGGGATTGATGGAAGAACTttataaatttccaaaaatagAAGATATAGATCAAGAAATTGAGTTTCAATTATTTGTGGAAACTTATCAATTGGTAGAACCCTTGATAAAAGAAAGAGATGTTGTGTATGAATCACTGACATATTCTTCTGAATTATATGTACCTGCGGGATTAATTTGGAAAACCGGTAGGGATATACAAGAACAAACCATATTTATTGGAAACATTCCTCTAATGAATTCCCTGGGAACCTTTATAGTAAATGGAATATACAGAATTGTAATCAATCAAATATTGCAAAGCCCCGGTATTTATTACCGTTCAGAATTGGACCATAAAGGAATTTCGGTCTATACCGCCACCATAATATCCGATTGGGGAGGAAGATCAGAATTAGAGATTGATCGAAAAGCAAGGATATGAGCTCGTGTGAGTCGGAAACAAAAAATATCTatccacccgctccacccacattgtttacaacatatccatgagaacatgataatatagtggagcatctctttagttttccacattgtgggactaaaggttccatttcattcactcaaaaatgagtgagtatccttagacccttaggtcatgagatcaaaccacaccaagaccaaaaaatcatttattaaataactcattttctccgacATTTGATACATACACATTTCAAAAGCAACACCAGGTCCAATATTATTTTTGAGTTTTGTTATCCCGAGGATAGTTTCGCGTAACATAAAAATGGGTGTGGGCTCCGCCCTAAAACAACCTCATGTTTTATCCCGGTGGGGCCACcgagttatttatttatttatttattatagtGTTGAACAAAACTGAAGTGAAATGGGTTGTGATCCATCAAAAAAGATTTAATATATGTTACGCCTTTTCGGCAACATCTTGAAAATTTTGGATTCTTCTTGGTTGATTCAGTCCTCTCATCGATCCAATGCAGTGTTCCATACGAAGAACATTCAATATCCATTTTACCAAGGTAATGACGAACAGACAAGCGCAAATAATCTTTTTGGTTTTTAATTCTCTCCGTACCAACATCTTCCTCTTCGTCCGAAAGACCACAGAATTCATCAGATCCATCTGATACAAAATCTTCGTTAGCAACTGACCTGTACACGCCAACAAATAGACACATAGTTAGTGGTAACTAAAATTATGCGGTAACTAAAACATGCTTACTACATTTGAATGTTAGTTGGTCTGCTCTATTATTGGTTATTTGTGGTTGTTACTCTTTGTCACTATATGCCTAATTATGAACCTCTAAGACGTATAAAAAACTTATGAAGACATTTTGGTAATGCAGTTAGACTTAAGATAATGCATTAGCAGCCATTAGAAGTTAAGAACAATACTGCATCAGCATAATTGTCAATTCCCTGAAATCAGACTGCATCCGCATAATTGTCTTCTAATTTCTTGCATCAATACCGACGAAACTACAGGTATCCACAATACTTAAGGAACTACAGCCATCCACAACATAGTAAAACTCGTAGATGCAACTGGATATATCCATGCAACATGACTTAAATTCTCTTATAAATCCATGTTTTGTCTAATTTATCGACATACTACAGTAATCAACATGAGGCTGAAGCTTGCTGGTGCTGCTGAGATGTTTTTTTTCGGGCGATTCACCCTAGTCAACTGCATCACAAATCGATGCAAGGTAATTCTGGCCTCACAACTAAACATAGTTGGCTTCTAATTTATTGTACCAATACTGGCGGAACTACAGGCATCCACAATATCGTAAAACTCGCAGATGcaactgtgtttttttttttttgaattagcaATGAACATAGTTAAACTGCAGACAGGGAAACTGTAGAAAGGAAATTTTTTGTAGATGTGATTTTACGTATGAATATAAGTTGATTCCAAAGGGCTAACCGTTGATTCCATGGGCTCAATGGATGCATCCACTATCATATCGTTGTCGTTGCCCATTATGCTTGAATTATTCTGTACATTCATATACAATCAATCAGATATGCCTAGGTAGTAGGGCATGCAGGTAGTTAGGCCTGTAAAGAGTAAAGATCCAACAACAATGTTATATGTTTAGTCATTTACCAAACTATCTGGAACAACATTGTCTGGAAATTGGGTTGTGTAGCACGTGCGCATCCGTTTCGTATGGCTAGCCTATAACACATGAGGTTAGATTTTTCAGCAGCATATAACATCCAGTAATACCATCCAAAAATAGCACTTGCTTAAATAACAACACATGTTGTATACCTCCTTGATTGATGCATCTCTCTTACGCCGAGTTTTCTTCTGCGTACCTACTGGCTGTGTAACCTGTTGATTGTAATAAAAAGACCAACAAAACAATGCAGTCACACGAAAGTTTCGTAATTAGTACCGTTATCTTCAAGATTTTCCATTCATTAATCTATATTTCATGGGAAGAATACTGCATGTATATGAACACATCTATAGAAAAATACCCAGGTTTCTACCTTGAATTGCATAGAAGACGCATTTAAAATTTGATTGTCAACTTCTAATGAGACTGCATTTGACTGTTCCCCCTGATTTCTGCCACCTTCAATTAGCCGTTGCTGCCTATTTTTTGCCCAACGTTTCCGTTGGGCTAAGGACCTTTTATTGCAGAGGTTAAGAGCACCATGCTCCTGCGACACGCAAGATAAGTTATGGTAAGTACATAACTGGGTAGCCAAATAATTATTAAAACTATGAAGATGACAACACTGTATGAAAGATATTCAATAAGCTCCTTTTGGCTTCAAGTTAATTGTATTGATAGAGTTTTATTATTAGAATCAGAGAAACTCCAGGATGAAGGTAGCTCtcaattcaaagttttgaggTTATCTGTATCTATTAATTCAAGCTAGTTTTGGGGTTCTACATATCTATTAGCTTTTTTgtctaatgatttttttttttttttttttttttttttttgcagaagaaATATTACAGggttcaatcaatcaaataacaaTGGATCTAAACAATAAACATCAATATTACGTTAACCCGAGGAGAGGAAACATGTAAATTTGGCTGATTTTGTTCCACGCTCAGGCGTTTTGCACCATGCTCCTGCAACACGCCAGATAGCCAAATAATTATTAAAACTATGAACACCAGATAAACTACGGTGAGTACATAACTGGGTAgccaaataattattaaaattatgaaGATGATAACACTGTACGAAAGATATTCAATAATTATTAAAAGGCTTCAAGTTAATTGTATTGATAGGACGAAGGTAGCTCtcaattcaaagttttgaggTTCTCAATATCTATTAATTGAAGCTAGtttgatattattatttttgtctaatgatttttttttggcaGAAGAAATATTACAGGGTTCGATCAATCAAATAACAATGGATCTATACAATAAAAAATCAATATTACGTTAACATGAGGAGAGGAAATATGTAAACTTGGCTGCAACTGTTCCACGTTCATGCGTTTTTCTCTTTCCTTTTCCCAACGCTTCCGCTGTCCAATTGACCTTTTACTGCTAAGGTTGAGATAAGCATCTTTTCAGGGCATATCTGCTTATCAAATTGCCGAAGGATCTGTGTGAAAGGAAGTGTGTCAAAGTTTCGAGGTTTGCTGTCGAATCTGTGTGAAAGGAATTTATCGTTTGAATTAATACATGTAGCCCTGATTTTTTGGGTCAAAGTCTTGAGGTTTGCTGTCGAATCTGTCTGAAATTGCTGCAGGAACTGTGTGAAAGGAATTTATCTTCAATGAGTTTGAATTAATACATGTAGCCCTGATTTTTTTCAGAGAGTTTTTGAGAATAGCGTTCCTTGTATTTGGAATTTGTCGAAGATTAAATTCTGAATACACGACACGATGATTCCTAGCCGTAAATCTAAGATTTCCCAACCGTCCGTGTCTAAATCACCATTTGAAACTTCTCGACCGCCAGATCAGGGTCCCGTTAAATCCTGTCCGTTCTATGACTCTCAAATCTCAGAGTCAAAGTGCATGTTTTATAACAATGAGTATAGTCGGGATAATTCCATGGCAAGTATAGCATTCTTGTTACAGTATAACATGCATTTACcaaacaaaaaccaatttattataattataagAAGTATAAAACATAATACAATATTTTTTATGAGAAAAAATGAAAACAATATTGCAGTATACAATGGCCCGAGCGAGATGGATGCGAGTCTAGATGTTTGATCCGTCCATCAATGCATTAACGCTTCCCcgaccctaattttgtatttttatagGTGGAATTCCCTAATTGAGCTTATGTATGGAACACCTAGAGGATCACTGTGGAACAGGTTGATAATTCATTAGTAAGGGTATTCACCGTCCCAGTTACCTGGAGGATCATATTCGCAAACGACAAACGTACCCCCATTTGTGCAAACTATTCTAGCACAACCCACACGAACAGATTCTCTCCAAACTATCTGGGTGTAATGGTCACATTCTTTCCCTGTGATACACGTATTTGCCCCATAGTTGTAATACGATTTCTCTGCAATCCGTAGTTTTACCAGCTCAACTGCCGTGAAGGTGGAAGTACTACCCCAGGCAATGTTCTCACCATAGGGTCCATCTGAATGGATGAGTTTACAGTCTCCAGCTCTTTGTTTTGCATAGTTCATGGCATATGTTGCGAGGTTGTTGTCCCAAGTCACCATACCAACACTTACATTTCCCCTAGCTGCGTTGTGGGCTACAAGATAGTCAGTTATGCTGTTTTGGGCTTGAGAAAAATGCATTGTGAAAACTACAGGAAGACCCATTCTTCCTGGTGtttctactgtgaaacccacgctcccaaaactacaggcgcgcacccaaattctggaagaaaattattctcaaatccaaaatatataaaactcagtttctgtcttttttttttctttttcttcgtgttttttttcttcttcttctccactatacctagatctcagaaaaagggagagattcgattgatttcgagaacaaattcatgcctaaattcgatgatctcaacaacaacaccacatcgtcttcttcttcgaattaacgacgaaccctcttactaccgattctcttcattacaatttaaattcactactgttattaatggtagcagcaaaaatcgttaaatgggtttgtagaacacggtttggtcatcatagatttatgatcaaaacttggtttcaatgaagattttgaaatgaatttcagatttttatgaaactctcagccgtgaattgagttggagtaagcaatactggatgagttgtgaagaaggtttaattgcagaagatggtgtaaatacatgaaagaagatgatggtgtaaatataTGAATTTGACCAAGAGCCcacgaataactgaaagataatggtttgcgtgggagttaatgaaacatgaaagaagatgatgatgtggttatgactgcataacatgtcattcagtccagaaactgtctgcataacatgttatgcattcgtgaaaatggatgcataatctgttatgcatctcaaaatttgttgcataacttgttatgcagtccagaaaacctgcataacctgttacgctttcgaaaatatggctacataatgcattatgcatcgagaaaatagatgcataacctgatatgcatccgtaaatatggatgcatactgcattatgcatcaattttttatatgtacggctaaaatcaaccaaaacaatggttacataacttgttatagatgcataactttgttatgcagatacataacttgttatgcagtcgaaaaaatggttgcacaATTCGTTATGCGTATGCAGAAGGtattatgcatcgtttttggtgattgcataatggttaagtatcaagttttcaaaaaatttccctaaaatgaggatcacctccgattttttcgttaaaaacaaaaatatgatattcttgtttgtactcgttgcgtagctcttttaaaaagatttccaacgatataaaatttgtaaaattataaggcgcggatttttagatatgttatgtccaagttgcgctgccaattatacccctgaaaaattaggctgcgtaaccagttatgtattgattcatataataatttcatataattatcggtgtcacggtatacaaaattaattgtgggcctgagaatgaaaatattagtttttttgggtctccccctaatttccccaaaTGCATTAAGAAGGCTAGAGTTGAGACGATGAGACTCATTACAAAACTAAGACCAAATTTTGTGGTACTCATTTTCTAGATGTGAGAAGAATTAAGATTAATGTACGAAGAGGGATGATTGTATTAGTAGTAGTAGAAGGTTTACCGGATGATTTGACAATTAAGGTTATTTGGTGAGTGTATTCATAgaggaaaaaataataattagaatTTGGGTACATGCTAATATATGTTGCATGCATGAACTGGATTTCTTAGGAATTTATCGCTTGTTCATAACTCATGCTTAGTCTGTTCCCCAAGATATATTTCTGTGCTACAATCCTAATATTTGGACACATCTAAAGACTATGAACCTGGAAAGCCCTTTGAATTCTTCCAACTTAAGACATGAACATTTTATGAGTTATAAGAGCCAAAGATGATAGTGTGTGTGGAGTCTTCGTTTTTGCCGATTGAAGAAGTTAAATTAGTGTGTAATAATATGAGAACAAGAAGGGACAGATTCAATTATATTGCTTTAATTATCCCATTTGGGGATAAAGTGACACAGTTAGATTAAGGATAAAAATAAACAtttaacaaagaaaaaaacaTGATCACTTTGTGATGTAAAAGTGATAGGAAAACCAATTAATTTGGGAAGAATCCAACAAGGTGCGTAACTAACAAGGTGGATGGTTCCATGAAAAGATCATGGATATAAATTTCCAAAGAGAAGTTAGTAGGTCGATTGCTTGTTAGCAgtagtttatttttatttctatttgTTTCCTTTTCTTCGACTCCTATTCAGCTTGTTTTAGCAATGATATAACATATATGTAAATAAGTCCAAGCCAAGTGTATGTTTTAAGAAATCAACATCTATTCTTCCAAACCGCTTGATCAAAGATATCCGAAATCACCTTCTACATTCATGGTTTCATGATCTCCGTTCAAC encodes:
- the LOC113354020 gene encoding uncharacterized protein LOC113354020, yielding MNVEQLQPSLHISSPHVNEHGAKRLSVEQNQPNLHVSSPRVNEHGALNLCNKRSLAQRKRWAKNRQQRLIEGGRNQGEQSNAVSLEVDNQILNASSMQFKVTQPVGTQKKTRRKRDASIKEASHTKRMRTCYTTQFPDNVVPDSLNNSSIMGNDNDMIVDASIEPMESTVSC
- the LOC113354022 gene encoding pathogenesis-related protein 1C-like, coding for MGLPVVFTMHFSQAQNSITDYLVAHNAARGNVSVGMVTWDNNLATYAMNYAKQRAGDCKLIHSDGPYGENIAWGSTSTFTAVELVKLRIAEKSYYNYGANTCITGKECDHYTQIVWRESVRVGCARIVCTNGGTFVVCEYDPPGNWDGEYPY